The sequence AAGAACgctaatgacaaaaacaatcaattttctctttttttctgactgtGACCAATAATAAATACTTTTCATGTTAGGAATAATAATTCCTCTTATGTTTGTAGTTAAATAGGCTTGTCTTACTGTATTTTAATACCGACCTGAGCACCATGGATGTTGAAGACAAACCAGTAAGAACTGGTTCCCACCGCAGCATGATCCTAATGGCCAGTAGGGAGCGCCATGGTACATGAAACTCCATTTCACgttgaggaagaggaagacagacagaaagaaaggagaCTGTGACATTTAGGGGAAGAAATATGTACATTCAGTGGGATCGGGGCACATAATTTCCTCTTGTGGTTCCCTTACATGCTGAATAGGTCAGTGTTGCATTTTCCTTCATGTAAAAGGCGGTGGTTACAATATCGTAGCTGTTTCTTCCTCCCCTGGGTTTATAATGGGGGTCTTCATCTTTGTCAGTAGACGGGCGTGTCTGCGGCCATTAGCATCAGGCCTTTTTCCTTTTCACTGTACTCTGCTATGCTGCAGTCGTACACAGGAAAGTGCTGGAAAATTCTGACCACGCCCTTTGTTTCTCTGcattataattaaattattcacAGCCTCTGCAGAGCTACTGTTCCTACAGAATTCCTGTCAGCACGAACATTTGTCTAAAATATGTCATAGAAATTGAAATATACTCATATACATTCACACTCAtgttcttgttattattatttgtattatttatacatGACAAATTGCTGAAGCACTGTATAACAGTGAACCAGATTTTACATGAAtgatgaagaaataaaaatcagtaAAGATAAAACTGCTGATTCATTGTCagctgtaataataaaatggttCAAACACAATTCTGTCATTATAACACAGTGTATGTTACACACAGGCTGTAAACTAACAACTGCATCCTGAGTAATCCAGCAGTGAGACACGACTCTCCGGAAGACATTTCATAATCTCTCACTGAGCAACAAACACCATTACTCTCAGATCGTTTTTTCCAAATGTCACATGTTTTGCACAGAAATGCAGTCAAATGCTAATGATATATAATCCAGTCTCACTCTGTAAGTCCTCCAGCAATGTAAATGAAAGCATGAGTAATGAATGGAAGTCAGCATTTGCCCCCGTGCGCATGTATTCCCCAGTGCATGTGCTCAGTGACAGGCCCAGCTGTCCCTGTTGCTGCAGGACACCTGCTTCCCCCCACCAGATCAGATCCAGCCTGAACAAAGAGGCACAGCAATCAATATTACGCTCATTCACAGAGAAAGTATCTACTTATTTTCTCTACATATTCACATCTGTTatcttttataaaataatatatacagtgtatGCGTACTGCTATTTACAATCTTTATATAGAATTTAGTGGATTAGCTGATTGATGGACGACCACTAAATTACTACCATCATGCAGATAAAACAGAATCTCATATGCATCCATCCACATAATCtcagattattaaaaataattataaagcATTGTGCTAAAGTATTAGAGACAGAACTAGATTAGCAGTGTCAGTTCAGTAGGTCTGAAGTTATAATGGCTTTGGGGAAGCGTGCAGCTTTTTTAGAGCTTTATTCTCACAAGCACACCCTTCCTTATTCTGTGGGACACTTAACAGGCCGAGTGGAATGTAAATTTTTGCGGGGCATGATTATGCTGACAGGGGAAATAGCTGCTAATGTCCCCCCTTCAGGGATCCCTGTGGGGGCAGGTATCCCATtagcatgcgcacacacacccatcgAGGGATCATCACAATCAATACAGCAAAAACTGCAGAGACAATATCCATTCGCACTGCGCTATGACAGAGCAGCCACCGTGTCTGCACAAAGGACAAGAGTCCTCAGATGACCCCGCCCATGTCTACTTTCCTCCCAGCTGCAATGATGCAGAAATATTGAGCCTGCGTTGCTACTGTTACAGTGGCCACACCAACTGGtgataaattattcattttcctGCCAAAAAGATCTACAGCTGCCTCAAGTCATATGAACCCTTTCAGAATTTAGCTCATAGAGAAACGATAGTGTAGTGAGAATGATTTCATCAGCCAATGTAGCAGTGACTttcaaaaatgattttatgtgaGCTGCATGATGGAACTGTCTCTTACGGTGGCCTGAATTTATGTTGCATCTTGTTTAAATGGCCATTGAAGATGACCTACTTTAATGTTGCTGCAGTCTTCACAGGGATGCCTATGCAGGAGAAGACATGCATTCAACTGTAATGAGTTACAAGACAAAGCTGAGGGCTACATAGATCCACAGAAAGCACAGCACTGTTATCCGCTGGCTCTGCTGGAACAGCTCCAACGCACATGGACCGGAAAAGCCCTTTGGTCAGCAAACAAGCCATTTAAATTCTTCTGGGTCTGAGGTTATAGCTATTCATGAGAGGAAAATAGGAAAACACTTTAGTATTTCTTTGTTACTTTTTCATTCCCTGatcagggtgttagtagccacTGGCCAACCATTGAGCAAGagacgtaaccctgagtgtctgtccctgtaaatactgattataaattgctctggattaatgtgtctgataaatgctgtcaatgtaaatgttttctggaTAATCCTTAGACGTCTTTTTGCTGGGAACCTGCATGACATTGCAGACTGGAACCCTTCATTCTACTCCTCATTCCAGCTGGGCCACAGCGGGCGGTATCATTTCCACATCATTCCTCCTTCCGCACTCAGACCTACACCCAATACATCTCTACTAAGCCATTTTCTGAGCTTTACACTGGATTATTACAAAGGCAGCGCAATTCAAGCCTTCCCCTGGATACAGCAGACCTCCTGCCGTGCACGGCTCCCAGGCTGACAGCTCTGTTTCACATCACTTTGCTCCCCAGTATATCTGCATTGTTAGTCAGATTGGTGGCCTTCAGTGGCGTGCACCGACGAGGAAGTAAGGAGTAAGACAAACACAAGATCCGGCGGATTCACTTCCATTTAAACAAGCATAAAATAAATCCACACACCATTTGTATTTGCATCGCGCCACACAATGCGATGGTGTGAACTGAGATCCTGTTCTGAGGGAGAGATTCTGATATCAGAGGCAAAAGCCTGACTGACATAAGGGGGTGGTGTTCCCTGGTTTTCTGCTGGCAAGCTGGACTTCAGTGGCTCTTCAGTTAAAAGAAAGAACATGGCAAAAGCACAGGGCGTAATCGTAGCACAGTGGCGTCGACTGATTACTGTACAGTTCGCTTTGTAATCGGATAACGTCCATGGGGACAGCAGGATATGCGGCAATGCTTAACCTTTGTCCTTTAGGCTGTTATTATAAGCTAATAAAGGCGCCCTTATTTCTACAGTGCGCTGCGATGCGAGTCATTCTCTCTGCAGTGAAGTGATGCTGGTGGGCACGTACACaaaaaataagcaaaattaattataaaaaaaattcgaTGAGAATGCAAACGTAATATTTAACGTATAAACGTAaagatttaaagtaaaaaaaaacaaaagaggaatACCCGATGCGcgacatctaaaaaaaaaaaatacatgcaagCCGTACAACGAGTTTGTAGCAAATCATATTTTACTTTGAGTGTTACACAGCATTTTTCGGACAGGAAGTAAGCGGCGAGGCTTCAAGCCTATGGCGGAGAGGGAAAGATCACATGGTCTAAGTAATTGGATTGACAACATTAAAGGCCAATGGGATGTTAGTTTGAGGGCCCTCAAAGGCGGAAGTTCAAAATCAGCCAATGGCAAGAGCGTTTTCTTAGAGGGCGGGTATATCAGAGTATTTAAAGCGATACCGCCTGTCGGCACGCTCAAGCGGAGACGGAAATTCATCTGGGAAGCATCAAGCAAAGTTATTGACCAAAAATGAGAGAAATCGTGCATCTTCAAGCTGGACAGTGTGGTAACCAGATTGGTGCCAAGGTAAGTTGTCTATTGTAATGTTTTACGTAACCTATTACTaaattttatagatttttttgggatttttttttttagtcgtAGATTAAATCGCAGCCTGTATTTCCGTAAGATTGTCAATTTACCTGCTACTGTTTCATAATTGCGAGTAAAATTACTGATTCGCTTAGGGTTCGAATGTCCTCCAATAATGGGTCGagttttcataaaaacatcGCTGTTGTGCCGGATTCATGATtggtaaatgtatattattttttattagttttaaatGTGCAATTTCTCTTTTACCCATTTTTTTAGTGAAATTCTCTTTCGGCTGTGGGtgaattgggggggggggggggatttttcTTTGACAAAGCATCCGCAGTGCGGCAGAAAACTGAAGTGCTTCTAAAAAGGCCTTTGTACAGTCCCGGCATCTCCGgctgaaatacatattttaccGTCGACgcattattttgtatttattattttcatttattaccgATTAGACTTCGATCTAACCgaggaaaaaaaacgaggcCCATGAATAAAGCCACACGAGCACGCCGCGCCTTTTGGCGGAGGGGGGTGGAGTCTGGGGTGTGACGTCGGCCATGTTGAATTTTCGAAACGCGATGAGCGGCGGCAGGCCAGCCAATCAGCGCTCGTGGCGCGCGCGGGCGCCGCATTTTGAACAGTGGGTTTCGCGCGCTTTGGCTTTTGACCATTATCGTTATGATCATAATTCCAATCGCACCGGCAAACATGTTtgtagcatttttttaaaattagctAATCGCTTAGCTTCTCCTGCCCCTTCATCCAAATAAAGCAAATAGTTAGTCCAATAACACGTTTAGCAgcttggttttatttattttttccttctttcccaGTTTTGGGAGGTTATAAGCGATGAGCATGGCATTGACCCAACTGGAACATACCATGGAGATAGTGACCTCCAACTTGACCGCATCAATGTTTACTACAATGAGGCATCAGGTGGGTGTCCTTTTTTCCTATTTCACtattacaaattattttatgtgtTATTAAATATCAACTTTAAATCAAATAGGTGGTAAATATGTACCTCGTGCTGTGTTGGTGGACTTGGAGCCTGGAACCATGGACTCTGTGAGGTCTGGGCCCTTTGGGCAGGTCTTTAGACCTGACAACTTTGTTTTTGGTAGGTAAAGTTTTATGTCTATCTGTgttattagttcagttttgatTTGTAGGCTACACATTGAATGTGTGTTCTCTCTACAGGCCAGAGTGGTGCTGGTAACAACTGGGCAAAGGGCCACTACACTGAGGGGGCGGAGTTGGTTGACTCGGTCCTTGACGTCGTGCGGAAGGAGGCGGAGAGCTGCGACTGCCTGCAGGGCTTCCAGCTCACCCACTCCCTCGGTGGTGGCACCGGGTCTGGCATGGGTACCCTGCTAATCAGCAAGATCCGTGAAGAATACCCTGACCGCATCATGAACACATTCAGTGTTGTACCCTCACCCAAAGTTTCCGATACCGTTGTCGAACCGTACAATGCCACCCTGTCTGTGCACCAGCTGGTCGAGAACACAGATGAAACCTACTGCATTGACAACGAGGCCCTGTACGATATCTGCTTCCGCACCCTCAAACTCACCACACCCTCATATGGTGATCTCAATCACCTGGTGTCTGCCACCATGAGTGGCGTGACCACCTGCCTGCGGTTCCCTGGCCAGCTGAACGCAGATCTGCGCAAGCTTGCCGTAAACATGGTGCCCTTCCCCCGTCTGCATTTCTTCATGCCAGGCTTTGCCCCACTCACCAGCAGAGGTAGCCAGCAGTACCGCTCGCTCACTGTGCCTGAGCTGACACAGCAGATGTTTGATGCCAAAAACATGATGGCTGCCTGCGACCCACGTCATGGCCGCTACCTCACGGTTGCAGCCATCTTCCGTGGTCGCATGTCCATGAAGGAAGTTGACGAGCAGATGCTGAATGTGCAGAACAAGAACAGCAGCTACTTCGTCGAATGGATCCCCAACAACGTCAAAACCGCCGTCTGTGACATTCCACCCCGTGGCCTCAAGATGGCCGCCACTTTCATTGGTAACAGCACTGCCATCCAGGAGCTCTTCAAGCGCATCTCTGAGCAGTTCACCGCCATGTTCCGGCGCAAAGCTTTCCTCCACTGGTACACCGGCGAGGGCATGGATGAGATGGAGTTCACAGAAGCCGAGAGCAACATGAACGACCTGGTGTCCGAGTACCAGCAATACCAGGATGCCACTGCTGAGGAAGAGGGTGAATTTGAGGAAGAGGGTGAAGAGGAGGTTGCTTGAGCTGTCCTGTAAATATGATTCACAAACCAGTCTTGTGCTTTCctgttcttgttttttcctttccttgtcTGTACAGAGGTgttcaataaaagcattttcacGTTTCTTCTTTTGTCTGGCTTTTTAAGTCACTAACTTTTAGTTATactgttgtaaaaataaatagcGCAACAGTCTTTAAAACCATGATTGAAGTTGTGTGGTTTaatttaaggaagtggccccgaaattagaaggttgccggttagaatcctgatccactgagcaatgcaccatcCTCACTCACTGTTCCcgtttcatggctgctcactaattgtgttgggttaaaagcagaggacacacttcgttgtgttGTGAAACTCAAACTAGGCCAATTCTTTAAAATGGCGGCGCACAATCATAACTGCAGTGTagttttcagtttatttaatttttaaagcaAGCCCAACGAACACGTGATCAAGCTCAACACTCATCAACGCTTTGTGGGCGTGCACTCTATTTTTGGCCACGCCCATGACAGCTCACGTAGCCAATAGCGGCCGCTCCGTAGTACGTCACCGCAGCGTGATGCTCCCCGTTTCTTGACCAGGTTCAGGCGTGATGCTGAAAGCGCCTCGTCATGTAActgagtgtgtgagtttttGACAGTTTCGACGTATggcgctttttttttaagtgtgcaGTTCTGTACTTGGAAGcactattataatttttgtgttCGTCATAACCGAAGTGCCTGCCTGTTTCACCAGAATTTAGCACGACGTGCAACCAACATTCAATAAATATCTGTAAGCAAGAAGAATTGTATTAcagtttcagttcagttttcatttacatttatttacatttacggcatttatcaaacagtagttacagggacagtccgatggtaacttaagcacgttgtaagtcgctctggataagggcgtctgccaaatgccgtaaatgtaaatgtaagtgtcttgctcagggacacaatggcagtaagtggggtttgaacctgggactttgtggacttctggtttataatcgagtttgttacccactacgaTATTACCTACAACCCGGAGTGTAACATTGGGGGCAAAATGTCAATCTTTTTTCCtccataagaaataaatgagaaTGCTGAAGCGAAGTCCAGCAGCACACCTTCTTCACTTCTCCTTCCAAATTAGTTTTCTCTCCGAAACGAGTCACAAAACCAGATAATCAGAAACAAGGAGAGAATATGTTAAAATGAGTTATTCATACTTTTATGTAGACtaatgtaatgtgtgtagtTATGATCCAGGTGAAACACATTCTTCACAAAGATGAAAGAATGACAGCAGTACGCAAGTGTAGTGACACTCACCCATCCTCCCTTATCCCGGAGCTCGGGGCATATCACTCTCCACATACCCTCCCACACACTCCTGTATCTGGGGCAGAACCGCTTCCATGCCACTGTTATGACAATGCAGGGCCATCTGCCCAGCCAGGACGTACACAGATAGCACGGCGCTCCAAGCCAGGTCTCTACGGCGCCCTCTGGAGGTGGGGGCAAAGTGTTCATCCAGAATGGCGACGAGCGTTGAGCAAGCTGAGTTCACGTTGACGTCCTAGAAAACCCAGGATGGGGAAGCGGGCGAGGAGCTCATCCCCGGCGTGCCTCAAAGCAGCTGCAGCTGGACATGGAGCGGGTGGTGGCGGGAAGCCGGGCTTGGCTGTGACGTAGTTGACATAGTCATAGGCCATTTGGTAGCCCTCCCTCACCAGCCGGTCTGTGCTGTGGAGCCCATGGCCGCCTGCAGGCTTTTCTGACATGACCATCCCTCGGCCGCGCTTAGTGGGAATCCATCTCCCCAGCAAATTTAGCCGGATGTCCGCAAAGTGAAGGCTCAGCCATTTAAAGCCTCCAACCACTCATGGTCAAAAGGATAAGACACCTGGAATGATAGAGAAacactgaaattattattaaattccACGGCAGAACACTTGGCAACAGGCTGAAAATAACTAGATCGAGTTGAATGCCTGCGATTACTCACCGCGGTCCAATAAGCAGAGCAGTTGCTACAAAACCAACAGGCAAAGGATTAAGGAGCAGGTGACCGGGCAACAGGCGCTTTTCAGGCGGACTGTGCTGCAGGTCGCTGAGCGAGTGCTCCTGATCGCTTGTCCTGCACGAGCTAAATTTAACAAGCTGGCTGGAAACCGAGCCGGCACTCGCACAGCCAACACACATATCATGGCATGGCTAAATATAAGCCAGCGTGAGCACTTGGGCAATGGTAGTCCTGTACATAACATGGTGTTTATATACCTGCGTTTATATTCATGATCTTAATGGTGATTCTGGCTGAGCTGCTATACACtgatttaaaatatgttaattttttatgtttttgtcagATATGTGAACAATTTTAGAAATGCTCTTTTTGTCCTTGGTGGTGAGAAGGTTCATCAC comes from Denticeps clupeoides chromosome 11, fDenClu1.1, whole genome shotgun sequence and encodes:
- the LOC114799103 gene encoding tubulin beta-1 chain, which gives rise to MREIVHLQAGQCGNQIGAKFWEVISDEHGIDPTGTYHGDSDLQLDRINVYYNEASGGKYVPRAVLVDLEPGTMDSVRSGPFGQVFRPDNFVFGQSGAGNNWAKGHYTEGAELVDSVLDVVRKEAESCDCLQGFQLTHSLGGGTGSGMGTLLISKIREEYPDRIMNTFSVVPSPKVSDTVVEPYNATLSVHQLVENTDETYCIDNEALYDICFRTLKLTTPSYGDLNHLVSATMSGVTTCLRFPGQLNADLRKLAVNMVPFPRLHFFMPGFAPLTSRGSQQYRSLTVPELTQQMFDAKNMMAACDPRHGRYLTVAAIFRGRMSMKEVDEQMLNVQNKNSSYFVEWIPNNVKTAVCDIPPRGLKMAATFIGNSTAIQELFKRISEQFTAMFRRKAFLHWYTGEGMDEMEFTEAESNMNDLVSEYQQYQDATAEEEGEFEEEGEEEVA